Sequence from the Christiangramia fulva genome:
TTTAGAAAAGTCCGTCGGCGTTTACTTGGGAAAAACCAATTCACTAGATATATAATTTATGCGATTGGAGAAATCATTTTAGTGGTAATTGGGATTTTGATTGCGCTACAGGTAAATAACTGGAATGCAGAACAGAAGAGTGAAAAGCAAAGACAAAGCCTTATTAGCGATTTAAAAGAGGAAATCCAGAAAGGCCACAGTCAGTTCAATCTCTTTAAAAGACTTAATACCATTTATATAACCTCTGATTCTATTCTGCAGCTTATTCAGGAGGGTGAGATTACTGAGAAGGAGTATAGAGAAAATAAGGAGCTTTTGTTTCCTATGTTTTCACGGCAACAGGAGAACCTTTTCTTAATGGGTGATCAAGCGGAAAAATTTATTAAAACGGAAACTGCTGAGATCATCCTGCAAAAACGTTCAGAATATTCTGAAAAATACGAGCAGTTGCTGTACTACCTTAAATTGTATCAATCGACCGTGGCAAATTTAAAGAGTAACATGAATCGGGTTTCCGAAAATCAAAATGAATTTATGCAATATATGTTGGATCACTATCCCTGGTTCTATGCCAGCGATAGTCTGAGTATCGAAAAGGCCATTGCTTTTTCTTTAAAAAACACCAATTATAAAACGCGGGTTAAATTATTCCGGAGAAATTACGATCTACTTAATAAGAGTGTAACGAGTGCCAGAGCCAGCCAGGCTGTTGTTATGGGGGAACTTGTAAGACTTCATTCCGGGAAAGTTTCAGATATTGAAAACGCCTTTTCAGAACTGGGTTATTTACCCATGAAGCTAGTTTCTTGTGCAGATGATTCTACAGAAATTAGACAGGCTAATCTATTTCAGTTCAATCCTATTTATAATGCTACCGACCACCCGGTTAATATCCATCGTTTAGATCCCAAGTATAGGATCTTTGAAACTTTTGAATTGCCTTCCAAAGGATTTGTGGTGTTTGGTCAGGCTGAAGGTACCCTTTTCCAGGTTGATGAAAATGAACAATGCGCAAAACGCTTTAAAGTTAAAAGAAGTAGTTATTTAATTGTTGACTGAAGGTTATGATCAAACTCTTAAAAAACATAAGAATGAAATCGCTTAAGGAAAACAGCTTTACCAGATACGTCATATATGCAATTGGAGAAATCATTTTAGTAGTTATCGGGATATTGATTGCATTACAGGTAAATAACTGGAATGAAAACCAGAAGAAAAACGTGTTGAAAAAACAGTATTTATCTTCCCTGATTTCAGATACCATAAAAGATACAATTGTCTTAAAAGATAACATCAAAAGTATCGAAGGGGATCTTTCACTAATTACTTCTTTTAAGAATCGCTTATCCAAGAGTACGTCCACTTTGGATACGGTACGGCATATTGCCCGATACGAATACCTGCCTTTCTTTGACCCCAGCAATGAATTGAATCGAAATACCATTACCTCACTGCTGTCTACCGGAGATTTGAACCTTTTTGATAAGGAAATTCAGAATACTATTTTAACTCATAATACCATTCAGCTTGCTTTACTTAAAGTTATGGATAAGAATGTCGATATATTCTTTTCTGCAAATGCCAACGGAGGCTTGTTTTCAAGTAGCAATCCCAGTTTAGACAATGCTATGATTCGTGGGCACCTCATGGATAGTATTTGGCAAAATAAGGATGGTATTGAAGTGTTGGAAGTGCTAAACAATCGTATTGCGTCCAAAATACTTATGTACACTTTTATTTCGGGTGCAAAAAAAACGGTTACTGGATGAATCGACTCAATTCTTGAAAAAATTACAGGAAAAGCTCAATAAAATGAATTGATTAAGTAACCATAAGCAGAATCTTATCGTCTTAGCTGAAAATCAAAGAACGAATGAAAAATTCTGCTAAAATGAGGATCCTCGTCTTTGTCATCATCCTGGCGTGCCTCACAGTTGCTTCGAGGTTTCTTCCGGAAAGCTCAAATTTCACCATGCTTTTTATCATGTGGATGCCGGGGATAGCCGCACTTTTAACCTCGCTCGTCACCTGGAGGAGTCTGAAACAGGTCGGTTGGAAACCAAATTGGAAATGGATGGGAATGGGCTGGTTATTACCCGTCTTCTATGGAGCGATTGCCTTTGGTATCATTTGGGCATTGGGTCTGGGTGGTATTCCGAAAGCTTCTTTTATTGAAAACGGAAAATTAACCATGGGAATGACCTCTAATAATGAAATACTCATCATTATTGCGGCGTTTTTTTATATCACTATTCTCAATTTGTTGCCGAATATGCTTTTCGCGTTGGGCGAGGAATTGGGCTGGCGAGGATTTCTGGTGCCAGAATTAAATAAAATCACCTCTTTTTGGAAAACGGCCCTTTTCAGCGGAATAATCTGGTTTGGCTGGCATCTGCCCGCGATCCTTTCGGGAAATTACGGGGCAGAAGGAACGCCTCTCTGGTTTCAGGTGGTTTGTTTTACAGTTCTGGTTCTTGCGGGAGCTGTTGTACTGGCCTTTCTTCGGTTGAGGTCCGGAAGTATCTGGCCCTGTGTGATCTTCCATGCCGTGCATAACGGGGTGATCCAGCATTTCTTTACCAATCTTACTGCTGATACTGGTAAAACGGAATATTTTATTGGTGAATTCGGAATTATGGTGCCGCTAATTTCGCTGTTTTTTGCCGCCTATTTTCTGTGGAAATATAATAAGCAGGAAAGCCATGATATTTCTGCCGAAATACTTGAGGTTTCAAATTAAATTCTGTTTAAAAACCCTTTATAACTACCGCTGAAAAATTTTCCTGAAAAAAGGCAGATTGGTTACTTTAGCGATCAACTAAATTCCGGAAAATTGGCAGCCAAAAAATCCCAGAAGGTCACTCCTTTAATGAAACAGTACAACAGCATCAAGCTGAAATATCCAGATGCGCTGTTGTTATTCAGGGTAGGTGATTTTTATGAGACCTTTGGTGAAGACGCGGTGAAAGCTGCGAGAATTCTCAATATCGTGCTCACCAACCGGAATAATGGAGGGGAACGCACCGAACTGGCCGGATTTCCGCATCATTCACTAAATACCTATTTGCCAAAACTGGTAAAGGCAGGGCAGCGGGTGGCGATCTGCGATCAGCTGGAAGACCCTAAAATGACCAAAACCATCGTGAAACGGGGGGTGACCGAGCTGGTGACGCCGGGTGTGGCGATGAACGATGACATTCTTCAGAGTAAATCGAATAATTTTCTCTGCGCAGTTCACTTCGGAAAAAACCTGCTTGGGGTTTCATTTCTTGATGTCTCTACGGGTGAATTTTTATGCGCCCAGGGAAACAGGGAATATATCGACAAGCTGCTTCAGAATTTCTCGCCCAGTGAGATCCTGGTTCAGAAAAAATATAAAAAGGATTTTAGCGATTCCTTCGGAAAAGAGCTGCACTGCTTTTACCTGGAAGACTGGATCTTTAAACCCGATTACGCCGAAGAGACCTTAAACGCGCATTTTGAAACGAAGTCTTTAAAGGGCTTCGGGATCGATCATCTGGAAGAAGGCATCATTGCTTCGGGTGCGGTTCTTTATTATCTTTCAGAAACGCGGCATCACCGGCTTCAGCATATCGCTTCCATCAGCAGGATTGCCGAGGAGGAATATGTGTGGATGGACCGGTTTACCATTCGAAACCTGGAATTGTATCATTCCAACGCCGTGAACGCGGTAACTCTTCTCGATGTGATCGATAAGACCATTTCACCAATGGGCGGCAGGCTGCTAAAGCGCTGGCTTGCCCTTCCGCTAAAAAATGAAGATGCGATAAGGAAACGCCATGATGTGGTGGAACACCTTATGAATCATCCCGAACTTTTAAGGGAAATTCAGGAGCATATTGGGGAAATAAGTGACCTGGAACGGCTTATTTCGAAAGTAGCGACGGGGAAGATCAGTCCTAGGGAAGTGAATCAGCTTAAGAATTCATTGAATGCCATTATGCCGGTGAAGGAACTGGCGATGAATGCTGAAAATGAAGCTTTGAAAGTGCTTGGTGAAAACCTGAATCCCTGCGAATTGCTTCGGAAGAAAATTTCTGAATCCATCAGTGAAGAAGCGCCGGTGAACGTTCAAAAAGGGAATGTGATCGCAAAGGGTTTTTCAAAAGAACTGGACGAACTGAGAAATATCGCCTTTTCCGGAAAAGATTACCTCGATGAGATGATCAAAAGGGAGACCGAAGCGACCGGAATTTCATCGCTTAAGATCGGGAATAATAACGTTTACGGGTATTATATAGAAGTCCGGAATACTCATAAAGATAAGGTTCCCGACACCTGGAACCGTAAACAGACGCTGGTCAATGCCGAGCGTTATATCACCGAAGAACTCAAGGAATATGAGTCGAAGATCCTGGGAGCGGAGGAGAAGATCCTTCAGCTCGAGCAGGAACTTTTTGGAAAACTGGTAAGCTGGATGGCCGATTATATCGATCCTGTGCAGCAAAACGCGAAGCTCATCGCCAGGCTGGACTGTCTGGGTTCCTTCGCCCAGCAGGCACAAAATGAAAATTACTGCCGCCCCGGCATCAGCGATTCCCTTTCCCTGGAAATTGAAGAAGCGAGGCACCCGGTAATTGAAAAACAATTGCCTCCGGGAGAAATTTATGTCACCAACAGCCTTAAGCTCGACCGGGAGGAGCAGCAGATCATTATGATCACCGGGCCTAACATGAGTGGTAAGTCGGCTATTCTCAGGCAGACCGCTTTGATCGTGCTTATGGCGCAAATGGGAAGTTTTGTGCCGGCGAAATCGGCAGAAATCGGACTCGTGGATAAAATTTTCACCAGGGTAGGCGCCAGCGATAATATCTCGATGGGGGAGTCGACATTTATGGTCGAGATGAATGAAACAGCGAGCATCCTGAATAATATTTCCAAAAGAAGCCTGGTGCTGCTCGATGAGATCGGGCGTGGAACCAGTACTTACGACGGGATCTCGATTGCCTGGGCGATAAGCGAATTCCTGCATGAGCATCCCGCGAGGCCAAAAACGCTCTTTGCCACCCACTATCATGAGCTTAATGAGATGTGCGAGACTTTCGAGCGGATCAAGAATTTCAATGTTTCAGTAAGGGAATTAAAAGATAAGGTTTTGTTCCTTCGGAAGCTGGTCCCGGGAGGAAGTGAGCACAGTTTTGGGATCCATGTGGCTAAAATGGCAGGGATGCCACAGATGGTCATTCAAAGGGCCAATAAGATATTGAAAAAGCTAGAGGCCTCTCACCATATGGAAGACTCGGGTAAAGTAATGAAACAGTCGGCAGAAGACGAATTACAACTGAGTTTTTTCAACCTGGATGATCCCTTGCTCCAGGATATCAAGGAAGAATTGATAGGTATAGATATCGATACTCTCACTCCCGTGGAAGCCCTGATGAAGCTTAATGAGATCAAGCGAAAGCTGGTTAAAAGTAAGCAGAAGTGATGGGCTTTATGCTGTATGCTGTAGGCTGTAGGCTCTATGCTTAGGTGAGAAGATGTTGCAAAAATCCTAATATCGCTGTCATGCTGAACTCGTTTCAGCATCTTTTTTAGGGAAAAATTATAGGCAAGACGTTGCTTGAATATTTCCAGGAATAAAGTCGTCGTCATGCTGAACTCGTTTCAGCATCTCTTTTTTTTATGGGCCAAGCTTTATTTTTTTCTCCGATCAGGTATGCATAAAAACCATAGGTTGGAAAAGCCTTTTTATCCTGAGTGAAAAACGGCGATTTTGATATTTTTATTCAAAAGGCAAATCTAAAATGTTCCCCTTTTTTTCTATTTCTTTAATTTGTTTCAAAAGGTCCTGCTCTTTTTTATTCCTGGGCGTTCGTTTTCCCGATGCCAATTCGAGGATTATTTTTTGAGTTCCTTCTAATTCCTCGATCTTCATATTTGTGTTTATAACGTACTTTTTCATTTTAGTAATATAACCCATTAATGTTGAGGTCAATAAAGTTACATAAATGAATTCTTTTTATAAGAAGCTGTTTTTGGATACCATAGAAGAATTATACCTAATGGAAGGTCCTAAAGCACAACAACGTATTTTTTATAACATAATACGCAGGCGAAAAACTTGAAATTATATAAGGTAAAATCTTTTTTTACCTTTATAGTAACCTTAAAGTCATTAATTAAAATATTGATTTGGGCCGATTCGCCTCATCTGAAGTCTAATACATTTTCACTTTCCTTTATTTGAATAACTCAGGCTGTACCACTTTGGGATGTCAAACTGTTTAATAGAGGAACCAAAGTTTAAAGCTTACATTTTCTCCAAAAAATTCTTTGCTATTTTGAGATTTGTCTTAAATTTGCCTCCGCAATAATCGCTATGAATATTATTGCGAACGTTCTTTAAAATGAGAAAATAGCTTCCCGAGTGCTCGGGAGTAGAGCGCCAACCGCCTCAGGCGGATAGAGGTCGCAAAACTAAAAAGCTTATGTTCTTTTAAATATGCGAAAATAGCTCAGTTGGTAGAGCGCCACCTTGCCAAGGTGGAGGTCGCGGGTTCGAATCCCGTTTTTCGCTCTGGAAAGTTAGTTGAGTTTGTAGTAAATATGACTCTTTAAACTGATGGGAGCGACCGGTCGCGCCTGCCTGCCGGTAGGCAGGGGTTCGAATCCCGTTTTTCGCTCTTGAAATTTTAAAAATAGACCCCGGTTTAACGGGGTTTTGTTTTTCGCTCGGATGGTGGAATTGGTAGACACGTTGGACTTAAAATCCAATGACCAGAAACGGTCGTGCGGGTTCAAGTCCCGCTCCGAGTACATAAAGCCCTTGATTTGCAAGGGCTTTTTTGTTTCAGTTTCATGCTCGAGTTCTTATAGAGAATCTTCTTTTAAATAAATGTACACCTTAGAAATACCTTACTGCTCTTACTAATAGACCTGAATTAGATTTTGAAAATAGTTGAGCATTAAATTCTTTTTGTCCTCCACCTAAAAGACTACCGCCGATCAACGTTCCTCCATACGCCGAGTCAGGATTAGATTCCGATTCTGTCCGTGACCAATATCCATAATTTCGAATATTATCGTATCCAAAATAGGTTGAATACAAAGGCATTAATAGTTCCAGTTCATCTATTGTTGGAACTATCCAATCGCTATAATTATTAGTAGTTAAATTAGTAGCCCACTCAATAGCATCATTCCATGATGCTATTTTAGTTGAAGGAAGTAATGTAGATAATACTATACCATGTGTTTCACCTTCAACATACCCTTCATCTCCTGGTTGATAAATATAAGCTACGAGTCCCCCCAAAAGGTTTTCACCAATATTTATTTCACATAACGGTAGAAGTTGAATACTACTGCTTACAGATACAGGGGAAAGGTATACGGTCTGATCAATTCGATAATTAAGGTCGTCACCAGGTTGCCAGTTTTCTGGATAATCAAAGGTATAACTAACCCCTTCACCTTGAGTGACGTCTTCAAATAATACTTTGTCATTTCCGAAAGATATACTGATACGCGCAGGCAAGCCTAGGTTGTCATCAATTACATAGTATGCTGAAATTGTAACTCCTTCATATCCTTGGTAAACTTTAGTGGACAGTGTTTTAAATTTACCACCTCCCACATTAATTCCAGCAAAGGCACTCTCAAGAAGTACGTTGTTTTTAGCACAAGTCTCGGTTAAAGATTTATTTAAATTAGTTTTCTCCTTAATAATTTCATAAAAAGTTTCATACTCATTATTTTGTTGAGTTTCTGGAATGGGTTCTTGTTTACTGCAACTAATAATCAGTGTAAAAATCATTGCACTTAGTGCAAAACTGAATAATCCTCTTGTTTTCATAAGTTTTAATTTAAATTATTAATGAAATTTCTGATCACGGTAGGAATATTTAATTGCGAATTTTGAGCAAAATAAACGCTGATCTCTTCAAAACTACTGAATAGTATTATATAATGCTATAACCTTTAAAGGGGATATTTGAAATCAGCAATAAAAAAAGAAAAGTTGCAGGATGTATTATAAATAGGAAATGGAAATAATCAACCGAAAGATTTTTGGAAAACTAGCATTCCTTGTAGCCCACCATGAGAAAACAAAAAAACGATATACTTATTTTAATCTTAATGCTTAAAAGGAGCAACCTATAGGTTTTTATAATCCCCCCTTTCTTTTTACGGAAAAAAGTTTATCACGTAAAAGAATATTGAAAGCAAAGATTAAAATTATACTATTCTTATTTTTCCGGAAGCACTAAGAACGGAAAACTTAAGTGGTGATCAATATTTTTAATGACCGGTTCCCTAAAAAGTTTTGGGGTTATAGAATGCTTGTTATAAACCATTGCAAGCAGATTAATAGAATACCCCCGCTAGTGCGCGATTGCATAGCGTTCAATTTCTTTTTTTTCAATTTTCGGGCATCTTTAGGAGTTTCATTTATAATGATAATTTCTATCTCCATTTTTTTCGGTCCAATCTGCTGAGAAACCACGCGATGCAATCGCGCGCGAGCAAAAAGGTATCTAGAAGATCGATGTTCTAAGAGACGCTTGTGGAGATTGGATGTAACGCCTGTGTAGAAGGTGTTGTCAGAACATTTCAAAATATAAACGTAACTGATTTTCATTCAATTAATGTACTGTTTTTTATTCTTCATCTGTGTAAGTAATTTTTGACGTTGCCTCCTCGTCAGTTCGAGTGAATTTATTTCGACCGATAGGGAGAATAAATTTATATCGAGAACAGAGGGGTGAAATCTGTTCGTCTTGTTCTCGATACAATTTTTTCTTTCGGTTTGCTTCAGAAAAATCATTTGAACTGACGGTTTTTTGACTCCTCGTCAGTTCGAGTGAATTTTAAAACCGGTTCTCGATACATTTCCTTTTTTCACTGGCGTTCCAAAAGGAAACACTCGAACTGACAGCTTTCGAACTGACGGTGCGGGTATTCTATTTTTCGTCAGGTCGAGTGATTTCTTGAGCCGAGAGGCGATAAGAAATTGTATCGAGACCAGAGGGATGATCGAACTTTAAACCGGTTCTCGATACATTTCCTTTTTTCACTGGCGTTCCAAAAGGAAACACTCGAACTGACAGCTTTCGAACTGACGGTGCGGGTATTCTATTTTTCGTCAGGTCGAGTGATTTCTTGAGCCGAGAGGCGATAAGAAATTGTATCGAGACCCTAAGCCTCCATCGGCCAATCTTTATACTGTCCCTCGGCCTGTTCGATCACCTCCTTCAGCAAATTATCCAGTTCAGAAAATGGCACTTTTCCGCGCAATTCTTTTTTCACTGCTAACCGAATGGCAGCGCGGGCGTCTTCTTTTTTGGTCCAGTCGAGCTGGAGGTTTTTCTTTACTGAGTTTACTACGGTATGAACCAGGTCCTGGATGGGACCGGATTGGTTGAGTAACTTTTCGTTGGCAGATAAAAGATCATAGAAAGCCAGTTCGTCTTCGGTTAAACCGAGTTGTCTGGTCCTGATGTCGTCCTGCTGAAATTCATTGGCAATATCCAGCAAATGCTTAATCGCGGCGATGGAATCCAGCGAATTGCGGTGGTAGTTGCTCAGCACTTTTTCCAGCTCTTCTTTCAGTTTGCGCGTTCGGCGGAAATTCTTCGGCATCCGCACCCGAATCTCGTCATTGATGATCCTGCGCAGCAATTCAATTTTAATATTCTCGTCGCCTTTTTCCTTTACAATGGCCTGGAACCTATCATCTACTATGGAAATATCGATCTTGTCCAGGTTGTACATTTTTGCCAGGTCTACAATCTCCTGCGATTCCAGAGATTTGCTGATTAAGTCTTTTATCTTTTCGTTCTTCTCTCTGCGCGGACCGGGAGGGAACTTGATCTTTCTGATGAGTTGCCTTATCTTCTGAATGATCGCCAGCTCTTCCTGGATCTCCCAAACCTGCGGATCGCTACTTGTCATTGCCACCAGTTCGGCCAGCTTTCGCTCTTCGAGCAAAAAGGCATCGGTAACGGCGTCAGATTTTAAAAGGCTATTCACAGCACCTTTTGACCATTTCATTTTGTCCATATCGGACATTGCATTGACACTTTCCGCATCAAAATCGCCAATCAGATCCTTTACTTTCTCAAATTGCTCCAGACAAATTTTTACCGCTGCTTCAAGATCCAGAGTGGGTTTTCCTTCCCCGCCTCCGGCGGTGTATTTTTTGGTGGCTTCGGCCAGGAAGCCGGAGATGCCTATAAAATCCACTACGAGTCCGTTGGGTTTGTCCTGGAAAACCCTGTTTACCCTTGCAATGGCCTGCATCAGGTTATGGCCTTTCATAATCTTGTCGACATACATCGTATGGGCGCAGGGGGCATCAAATCCCGTGAGCCACATATCGCGAACGATCACGATTTGCAGCGGATCCTCAGGCGTGCGGAAACGCTTTTTAATGGCTTCCATCGCTTCTTTGGTCCGAATGTGAGGATTCCATTCCGTGGGATCTTTGCTGATGTTCCCGGTCATGATCACGGCTATTTCAGGGCAAGCTTCCAGCGCGGTGAGGGCATTGTACATTTTCACGCAGTTCCGCCGACTCATACACACGATCATCGCTTTGCCTTCCAGGCTTTCGGTCCTGGCCTTGAAATGGGTAAGGATGTCTTTGGCAACCCTTTCCACCCTGTCCGCAGCCCCGGCGGCATCTTCTATCGCGGCCCAAACGGCATTGTTCTCTTCGTCCTCATCTTCTTCCATTTCATCCAGCTCCTTGTCATATTTGGCTTTGATGTTGAGCGGAACCATCTTTGGCTCGTAATAAATGGGCACCGTGGCACCGTCTTCCACGGCCTGTTTGATATCGTAGGTGTGAATGGTGGGGCCAAATACCTGCTGGGTATCGGCATCTTTGCTATCTACGGGCGTGCCGGTGAAGCCTATAAAGGAGGCATTGGGCAGGGCGCGTCTTATGTTCTGCGCAAAGCCGCCGCTATGGAATCCATACTGGGTGCGGTGGGCTTCATCTGCCATCACAATAAGGTTGTACCGCTCAGAAAGTACCGGGTGGGAAAGCTCTTTTCCCGAAGCCAGTTCTTTTAAGCGGAATTTCTCAATGGTAGTAAAGATCACCCCGCCGCCATCGGTGCTCAGCAGGGCCCGCAGCTCATCGGTGGTATCGGCGTGTTGCACGTGGCCCACCAGGTCCTTGCACAGCACAAAATTCTCATAGAGTTGCTGGTCCAGGTCATTGCGGTCTACCTGGATGAGGATGGTGGGATTTTTCATTTCGGGCATTTGCCTCAGGATCCCGGTAAGGATGGCCATCGAAATGCTTTTGCCAGATCCCTGCGTGTGCCATATCACTCCCAGCCGACCGTCACCGTTGGGTTTTATATTTTCCACGGCAGAGTCTACCGCTTTTTTGATGCCCCAGTACTGGTGATATTTCGCGCCTTTCTTGATTATTTTTCCATTGTGGTCTTCGTGGAAAATGAAGTTTTGCAGGTAGTTTAATAAGGTTTTCTTCGGAAATAATCCCTTCAGCAAGGTCTCCAGCTGAAGTTCCTGTTGCTGCTGAAGGTCATCCCCGTGCAGACTTTTCCACGGAGCAAACCACTTCAGGGAGGAGTTGTACATCCCGTGCAGGGTTTCCAGCCCGTCTGAAACTACCGTGATGGCATTGTAATCAAACAGCTGCGGAATATCCTGAAAGTAATGCCCAATTTGCCGGTGCGCGTTTTCCA
This genomic interval carries:
- a CDS encoding type I restriction endonuclease subunit R — translated: MTQMIEITVQKAAIECLQELGYTYKEGNSLQRDLKKVVLEEDLRKFLVSSYPGVPGTAINEALSAFTQHEGMDLDHRNRDFHLKMTQGVSISWKDASGKEQARHLYPINFREPEKNTFVCADEVKIIGKNSRRTDLLVFINGLPLIVFEFKNMFDPEVGVENAHRQIGHYFQDIPQLFDYNAITVVSDGLETLHGMYNSSLKWFAPWKSLHGDDLQQQQELQLETLLKGLFPKKTLLNYLQNFIFHEDHNGKIIKKGAKYHQYWGIKKAVDSAVENIKPNGDGRLGVIWHTQGSGKSISMAILTGILRQMPEMKNPTILIQVDRNDLDQQLYENFVLCKDLVGHVQHADTTDELRALLSTDGGGVIFTTIEKFRLKELASGKELSHPVLSERYNLIVMADEAHRTQYGFHSGGFAQNIRRALPNASFIGFTGTPVDSKDADTQQVFGPTIHTYDIKQAVEDGATVPIYYEPKMVPLNIKAKYDKELDEMEEDEDEENNAVWAAIEDAAGAADRVERVAKDILTHFKARTESLEGKAMIVCMSRRNCVKMYNALTALEACPEIAVIMTGNISKDPTEWNPHIRTKEAMEAIKKRFRTPEDPLQIVIVRDMWLTGFDAPCAHTMYVDKIMKGHNLMQAIARVNRVFQDKPNGLVVDFIGISGFLAEATKKYTAGGGEGKPTLDLEAAVKICLEQFEKVKDLIGDFDAESVNAMSDMDKMKWSKGAVNSLLKSDAVTDAFLLEERKLAELVAMTSSDPQVWEIQEELAIIQKIRQLIRKIKFPPGPRREKNEKIKDLISKSLESQEIVDLAKMYNLDKIDISIVDDRFQAIVKEKGDENIKIELLRRIINDEIRVRMPKNFRRTRKLKEELEKVLSNYHRNSLDSIAAIKHLLDIANEFQQDDIRTRQLGLTEDELAFYDLLSANEKLLNQSGPIQDLVHTVVNSVKKNLQLDWTKKEDARAAIRLAVKKELRGKVPFSELDNLLKEVIEQAEGQYKDWPMEA
- a CDS encoding DUF6090 family protein, translating into MKSLKENSFTRYVIYAIGEIILVVIGILIALQVNNWNENQKKNVLKKQYLSSLISDTIKDTIVLKDNIKSIEGDLSLITSFKNRLSKSTSTLDTVRHIARYEYLPFFDPSNELNRNTITSLLSTGDLNLFDKEIQNTILTHNTIQLALLKVMDKNVDIFFSANANGGLFSSSNPSLDNAMIRGHLMDSIWQNKDGIEVLEVLNNRIASKILMYTFISGAKKTVTG
- a CDS encoding GIY-YIG nuclease family protein, yielding MKISYVYILKCSDNTFYTGVTSNLHKRLLEHRSSRYLFARARLHRVVSQQIGPKKMEIEIIIINETPKDARKLKKKKLNAMQSRTSGGILLICLQWFITSIL
- a CDS encoding CPBP family intramembrane glutamic endopeptidase translates to MKNSAKMRILVFVIILACLTVASRFLPESSNFTMLFIMWMPGIAALLTSLVTWRSLKQVGWKPNWKWMGMGWLLPVFYGAIAFGIIWALGLGGIPKASFIENGKLTMGMTSNNEILIIIAAFFYITILNLLPNMLFALGEELGWRGFLVPELNKITSFWKTALFSGIIWFGWHLPAILSGNYGAEGTPLWFQVVCFTVLVLAGAVVLAFLRLRSGSIWPCVIFHAVHNGVIQHFFTNLTADTGKTEYFIGEFGIMVPLISLFFAAYFLWKYNKQESHDISAEILEVSN
- the mutS gene encoding DNA mismatch repair protein MutS, whose translation is MAAKKSQKVTPLMKQYNSIKLKYPDALLLFRVGDFYETFGEDAVKAARILNIVLTNRNNGGERTELAGFPHHSLNTYLPKLVKAGQRVAICDQLEDPKMTKTIVKRGVTELVTPGVAMNDDILQSKSNNFLCAVHFGKNLLGVSFLDVSTGEFLCAQGNREYIDKLLQNFSPSEILVQKKYKKDFSDSFGKELHCFYLEDWIFKPDYAEETLNAHFETKSLKGFGIDHLEEGIIASGAVLYYLSETRHHRLQHIASISRIAEEEYVWMDRFTIRNLELYHSNAVNAVTLLDVIDKTISPMGGRLLKRWLALPLKNEDAIRKRHDVVEHLMNHPELLREIQEHIGEISDLERLISKVATGKISPREVNQLKNSLNAIMPVKELAMNAENEALKVLGENLNPCELLRKKISESISEEAPVNVQKGNVIAKGFSKELDELRNIAFSGKDYLDEMIKRETEATGISSLKIGNNNVYGYYIEVRNTHKDKVPDTWNRKQTLVNAERYITEELKEYESKILGAEEKILQLEQELFGKLVSWMADYIDPVQQNAKLIARLDCLGSFAQQAQNENYCRPGISDSLSLEIEEARHPVIEKQLPPGEIYVTNSLKLDREEQQIIMITGPNMSGKSAILRQTALIVLMAQMGSFVPAKSAEIGLVDKIFTRVGASDNISMGESTFMVEMNETASILNNISKRSLVLLDEIGRGTSTYDGISIAWAISEFLHEHPARPKTLFATHYHELNEMCETFERIKNFNVSVRELKDKVLFLRKLVPGGSEHSFGIHVAKMAGMPQMVIQRANKILKKLEASHHMEDSGKVMKQSAEDELQLSFFNLDDPLLQDIKEELIGIDIDTLTPVEALMKLNEIKRKLVKSKQK
- a CDS encoding DUF1566 domain-containing protein; the protein is MKTRGLFSFALSAMIFTLIISCSKQEPIPETQQNNEYETFYEIIKEKTNLNKSLTETCAKNNVLLESAFAGINVGGGKFKTLSTKVYQGYEGVTISAYYVIDDNLGLPARISISFGNDKVLFEDVTQGEGVSYTFDYPENWQPGDDLNYRIDQTVYLSPVSVSSSIQLLPLCEINIGENLLGGLVAYIYQPGDEGYVEGETHGIVLSTLLPSTKIASWNDAIEWATNLTTNNYSDWIVPTIDELELLMPLYSTYFGYDNIRNYGYWSRTESESNPDSAYGGTLIGGSLLGGGQKEFNAQLFSKSNSGLLVRAVRYF